One Micromonas commoda chromosome 5, complete sequence genomic window, CCGGGCACAGTCCAGCAGGCGCCGAGACGTGCCGCGGTCCCGCGATGGCGTTACGTCGCATCGCACTCGgtgcggcgcgtcgcgtcctcgccccgcgcggcgccgggatcTTCGGCGAGAGCGTCCACGGcggaccgcgtcgcccgccgttCGTTAGGTTTTGCGCGGGTGGTGGATCGTCGGGCCCCAGCGACGggaacgagcgcggcgacgacggggaggacgccgccggcgccgacgcccccgtcgcggaggtcgAATCGCCGGTGTGGAACGttccggacgacgcgccctcgcccgagacccacgcgcgggcgtcgtcgtcgtcgccggttgGCCAGGACGGCGATCGGACGAGCGACGGAAAggacgaccccgcgcgggggaaGAAGTTCGTCCCGTActtcgtccgcgcgggcaacgccgcgggcgccgacggcggcgacaccgacgccgacgcgccccaacgcgaacgacggggcgagcagcgcggcggttccgccgcccggcgtcgatgggACGAGTCCGAGAATCTGTTCGTGAGAAACCTTCCGCCCGACTTTagcgccgcgcgactcgcCAAACTCTTCCGCcagcacggcgacgtcctctcCGCCAagtacgtcgccgacgtcgaacgATCGCCGTACGGCTTCGTCCGATTCAAGTCCAAGGAAGACGCGGcacgggcggtggcggagttgcacggggtgaagctcggcggcgacggcgtgggtcccgcgacggcgccgctggAGGTGAGCGTCGCCATGACCAAGGCGGAACAgagggacgcgctcgcggacagGCGCAGGCgaaaggaggaggcgcgggaggaacgcgcggcgaggaaagCGGCGTGGGAGACGCGGCACAAGGAGTGGCTCGCGAGGCAAGCCGAGTGGAACGAGCGGCAGCGGCTGCGggaggagcgacgcgccgccgcgagggaacGCGTTTCCATTCACGTCAAGGGCGCGCCCAGGGGTTTAGACGCGGAGAAGGTGGCGAAGATTTTCGCCCCGtttggcgacgtcgcgagggtcaAGCTGTGGTACGCCAACGGCCCGAGCCCTTCGGCGGTGCTCTCGATGGGCAcggcggagcaggcggcggcggcgatcgcgatgCTCGGCGGGCGGAAGCTCGAGGGGTGTCTCAACCCCATGACGATCACGGTGGCGCGCAGATCCGGCGGCAAGGGCGCGAAAGCCCCATCCGAATCCGCCGACGAGTCTTCGGACTCGGAGGACTCCGAATCCTCCGATTCCTCCGAGTcctccgagtccgagtccgaaCCCGACGTCGTCAAGCTCCCGGTGAttgacgtggacgacgagatgCTCGCGAAGCAGAgggccgcgatggacgccgcgtccgccatcgccgcggaggttcgagccgcgcggtcgGACGCGTTTGTCGGACGAAGACCgaccggggacggggaccgATCGGGGaccggtcgcgacgacgcgagagcCGGCCGCGCGTACGGCGGCAGACGCGGGCCGGGCGGTTCTCCGACGGCCGCGTCATCCATCGGTCGACACGcggcacgcggcgaggcggtcgccggGCCCGGCGCCTCGGACTTTCGCCTCGACGCTCGAGCGACGGAGCGGctggagtcggcggcgggcggcttctcgcggcgacggggcgccggACGATCTCAGTTTGGCGGTTTCGAGAACGCGTCGCTTCGACCGGGGGGTCGGAGAGGACCGGGTGGCGGTTCGGGTGGCGGTTCGTCTTCCCGGCGTCGGTCCGCGCGTGACGTTCCGTTCGGCGCCGGCCCGATCGACGCCAAGACGCgtgcggcgatcgccgcgagggtgcgcgaggcgcgggaggcggcgcacggcgacgtcaccTTCGACTGGGACGTCGGCGAGTTTGAGcacggcgcgaggctcgagtTTGACGAGAACTGGAACACGGCGGAGTTCAACGCCGCGCCTTACGTGCCCGGGTTTGGACTTGCCAAGCCCGTggaagaggaggacggcgcgatgCTCGACGCGCACAAGGACTGGCTCATGCGCGTGGGTAACATCGCGAATGACGCGCAGTACGAGGAGAGCAAGAGGATCGCGCTCCAGCAGTTTGAGCACTACAAGAGGATGGACGAGAAGGAACGCATCAGCCGCGGGGCTTCGCCGTTTCACGGGGATTTCATCGCGGAGAGGCAATCCCTGGCGGAGCAGGTGGAGGGCATCCCGGCTGACTCGCCCATGTACGCCTTTGCCAagaaggcggtggacgcgttggACGGTAACGCGGGGTGGAGTTACGATCGAAAGGTTCGCGCGCTTCGGTTCCTCGCCACGAGGGCGGAGAAGTACGGCCAaggcgaggacgcgtcggcgccggtcgagGGGTGACCCGGTGAATAAGCAAACAAAATCTCACGCAGCTTCTGTCACACGTCGCGTGCACCGAATACCAGTAAAAGTCATCACGCGCGCACGAGGTCGACGATGTAATCCTCTCCTTGGGGACCCACCCACGAGTTGGCGCCCGTGGACCCTTTCCTATACATGTAGAGGCTTATGCCGTCCACCTTCTTACTCTTCGTGGGTCGCATCCGATCGCACAAGGGGAAAGTGAAGGTcaccaccctcgcgcccgcccgcaGCTTCGCCAGCGACGGCATGAGCTTACGATTCCCAGTCTCGGACAGGTACAGCGCcacgacggtggcgtcgccgagatccgcgccgagcgcgtcctcctccctgatctccaccgcgccctcgaggtTCACGTCCTCCACGTAcctcctcgcctcggcggcgagcctcgggTCGAGCTCGAATCccaccgcgcggacgtcccgCCGCGTGCCCCCGAGTTCAGGTGAGCAAGCGGCGACGCAaacgcggccgtcgccgcagcCCAGGTCGTagaggacgtcgccgggcgagagctcggcgaggcggagcatggacgcgacgacgtgcggAGGGGTCGGGACGTACGGGCCGAGCCGCCAGCCGAGCAGGAACTTGGCCCACGTCCCGAGCCACAACCCCTGCATCGGcatcggcgctcgcggcagTGATTGACGCGTGAGAGACAAAAACGTGAAGGTACAAGTCTTGATCCGTAGCTACGTGTACGCGTGCGGAGGGTCTCAgattcgccgtcgcgtcatCCCGCTCACTGGTCCTTATTCTTCTTCGGGTCGATCTTGGGCtcgtgcggcgacgccacctGCACCTCCGGCACCGCGATCCACTCGCGCTTCTGCAGCTCATCCTTGATGAGcttcgcgcccgtcaccaTGAACAGCGTCTGCCAGAtgccgagcccgacgcgcgggacgatGCCCCGGAAcaacccgccgacgccgtccacgcgcacGATGTCCCTCATCACCGTGACCATGCTGCCCACGGGCTTACCCATGTTACCGAGCGTCTGCGCCTCGATCCGCGCCACCTCGAACGGGTGGTTCCAGCACGCCAGCGTCCCGCCgatgacgcccgcgccgacttCCTGCGCTTTGGTCAGTCTCGCGTTTTGGTCGCCGTGCATCGCAACCTTCATCCGATGACGGATAAACTCGGTGAACCCCTGGCGCGACGCCCAGTTGGTGGCCTGTCGGAACGCTATGGCGGTACCGCCCGGGTAGAACGCCTTCAaaccgcctcgcgcgtaAGTCTCCGCGATTCTTTTCGTCAGCGGAACACCCGGGTTGTTGACGGCTCCGGTTACCAAATAAGTGCAGGGTCCCATGACGGAGACCTGCGCGAtgcctccgccggcgcccgcgaggacgcccgcgagggtcgggcccacgccggcgcggcggaggttaTCGTTGATGCCCTCCTTGGCGTACATCAAGATCATACCCTGCGGTCGTCGGGACGAGTGCGATTTTTAGTTGGTTGGCGCGATGCTTGCTTGCGTGGAGGGTGAAAATATCTGGTCGGGGATAATTCAACGAtctgacgccgccgcccgagcggGTTTGGCCCGTTCTGGGGTGTTTCATCGCTCGTGACGCACCTTGCTTCCGGACTCGATCATCTTTGGACCGGTTCCCGCCCAGAACGCCTGCACGCCGCCCTGCTTGTAGATGTTagcgaacgcctcgagcgttCCCTCCTGGCGAAACCGGCCCATCCGCGTTTTCCATACTTCGAAGGGCATTCCGAGGgtggcggcctcggcgcactGGATGAGCGGGCCGAGGAAGAGGTCGACGGACGGCATCGCGGGTGCGTTCTTCGGGGATGGAGGTTTGGGGGTCTGAACGGAacggtcgtcgcccgcccgcgctgtTGGGTGTTGCGCCGTTGACGGAGCTGGAGAAAAAGTGGAGCAGCAGTCCACCTTTTTGGCGGGTCGCTTTTTGGTTCGCCGGGCGGGCGGAAATTGGGCGACGGGGAACGAATTTCCGGTTAACCCTCTGACTACCCGTCGTGCGCTCGGCACCAAACGAGCCCTTTCCTCTGACTGTTTTCCCTGTGCACGAGGGAGAGCCCCAACGTTTCGATCGATCCGGTGCCGAGTCCCCGAATCCAGCCCGCCAAAGACGGCACCGCGTCAGATTAGGTCTCCCgaggccgcggtggacgccacAAGCCGTCGCACACGTCGGTgaaacgcgccgcggaggtcgtGAAGTCCTTCCTTCGTGGACGATTCGCGCGTTCCGAGCGTGTATTTCCCCGAACCCTAGCAggtgcgctcgcgcgacggcgtttTCCGGGCGGAGCGCGCACCGGCAATTCTTCCGATAGCCTTcgcctcgcgacggacgaaGGCGCGCCCCGGGaagcgcgtcgctcgcgccgccgcgagccatCTCGATCGCGCTCGGCCGCACGAACGTCAAACTCACCGTTCTATCCTTCGATCCGTGTCCGTTCAGGTGCTcgggcgccgctcgcccggTCGCATTCCGCGCCGGTCGTCCGCCCCGACAAGACCCGGCTCTGCGCAATCGGAGCGGTAGGCGCCCTCTCGAGCAGCAAAAGGGGGGGGTGCCCGCGCTTCGGCTgttgaccgcggcgagcggcaaAGATGATGGTCAAGccggccgacgcggacggtgaCGCCGAGATGAACGTAGGCGCATCCaccgacgccaccgtcgagcccgcggtggagaggGAGACATcgaacgaggaggaggaagaggaggaggacgccatggacgcgctcctcggcgtcggccgcgagatcggcgacgacgacgcgcacggtcgcgacgaccgcgccgcggacgacgatgcgcccgcggccggtgacgccggagatgacgacgaggacatgGACGAAGACGATACCGCAGAGGGATCCCCGgagaggtgcgcgcgcgcgcccccgtcgcccgcccggacccgccaccgcgcccgtcgccccgcggccTCCTCCCCGAGGGTTGCCCACTTTCGCGTCCAACCGCTTTTTTCGCGATCCGCCCCCCCCTTCCCCTCGCTCACCCCCGCCTCCCTCCCCGCGCAGGAaacccgagcccgaggccaGGACCGACGACATGGACGAGAGCGCCAAGATGCTCatgctcctcggcgagctgggcggcgacgacgaggaggacgacgcggacgaggcgtcTGACGATGACGGAgacggctcgtcgccggcgaagaTCACGCCGTCCAAGCGAAAGAAACCCGAGCGACCGTCCGCGAACGGGCACGGCGGGCTGGCGACGGGAGCTAACGGCGCGCTGGCCGCGACGCAGTCTGGGCCCGTCGGCGAGTGGCTCAAGGCtgagggcgaggcgcggaTGAAGATGGCGGATCACCGCCGCCTGATCTACCGCTGGACCAACGCGATTTACCGCCTGTTGGGGATGAAGATCCCGCGCGGCATGGGTTCGCTGTTCGACAAGGGGGAGAAGAACAAGCGCGAAAAGTTTGACAGGTTCCTCTCCTACTACTACGGCACCGAGACGTTCGAACCCGGGACGTACTGGTACAACAACGCGGACACTATCCAGTTTTTCATCGAGCTCGTGAGAGTCGCGACGTGCAACCGAACGGTGTTGGAGCCCATCACGATTCAGAAGCTGTTTCGCAAGAAGGATCCCACGAGGCAGGCCAGCACTTGGATCATGGTTCAGGAGGAGCTGGATAAGACCAacgtgaccgccgcggagctcaggGCGCTGTTCGAGGGGCCTCCCAGGATGGAAAACGGCTTCCCCAGGGGCCGCCCTCTGTTTGTGCCGATTCCCAAGAATCCGAAGGGGCACCACAAGTAcaaccgcggcgacggcggcggcgagagcgtgcccccgtcccccgcgccgcccgcgcgagagcgacccgcgcgggagaagaggccgagcgcctccgcgaggtcctccAAGCCCGCGGCTCCGACTCTGACGGCATCCGCCGTGCCGAACATGGCCAACTTCcaggcgatggccgccgccgcgggaatGGCGAACATGAACCcgggcttcgccgccgccgccgccgccgccgccgcgcaggcgcacgccgcggcgatccaCCAGCACACCGCCATCGCCACGGGGCACGCGCGCACtttcgccgcgcacgaggcgaTGATGCGGTCGCTATCGGCGGGTATCCCCGGGGGGCTCAACCCGatggaccccgccgccgccaacgccatcAACCTAGCGCAGCGCCAGAATAGCCTAGCGGCGCTGTTCCAGAACGGGTTCGTGTCCCACGGCTCCCCGGGAACCCCCAGCGCCATGAAAGGCCCGCGacgggacgcgagggaggcgcacGAGGCGGAACTCGCGAGGGCTgaggcggcgcccggcgcgtgcgccggcgtcaccctcgctccgggatcgtcgccgacgcacATGCCCGGCGGGATCGTTTCGCCTTATGGGTCAGCCGGCGCGAACGTGGCTGGCGCGTCGAGCCGGCTGGGGCAcaagcgcgccaaggctggcGACTCGCACGCCGACGTGATTCGCAGGATTGACGACGTGACGctggcgggcggggacgcggcgggggaggctgatttgccccccgcgcccacgcggctGGTTGGCGAGATTTTGTTCGGGAcgcttcgcgacgtcgtgaGCGACGTCTTTGGCCTGCCCACGAAGGTTTCCGAGGCGatcaaggacgacgacaggGCGATCGTGGAGGAGGGTAAGGAGCGGCTCATGTCGATGGGCGAGCTGATCAACGCGAATCTTCCCGACTTGACGGCTGTGGAGGACGATaccggccgcgcgggcggcggcagggaGCCCACGGTGGACAGGACCGGCGTCAAGGCGCAGGTGGACAGCgtgatcgtcgccgccaaggctgcggagtCCACGTGGCGCCGCTTCAACGACGCCAGCCTCcgagccttggcggcggcgcaaaAGGCCAAGGGAATCAACGACAGGATGGAGACGGCGAgagccgagctcgcgggcgccaagctcgcgcgggacgcTGTGACGCAGCACTCCATGGACGTTGATCCCGCGGTCAGGGCCGCCATGCGAGCGACCATCGAGGAGAAGATCGCCAAGGCGAACACCGAAGTCGCGTCCTTTGCGGATGAGCACGCAAAGTTTTTGGaagcggaggcggaggctcgagcggcggcgaacgcgtccgcgcgggcgttcAGGCCGCCGTACGAGGAGGTACGCAAGCGCACGTTGCGCATCCGGCTGCacgcggaggaacgcgcggagaggCAGATCGGGAGGGCGCTCTCACGCGCGGACAGGGACCTTCAGCACAAGGACCAGAAGTTGAAGGAGCTCGGATTCGCCAAGGATCCGGTGGTGAAGCCCGAGATTGAGGAGATTGAGCGGAAGCGCGAGATCGTGAGGGAGGGTCGCAAGAAGATCAAGGCTGCGCACGAGGGGTGCAAGACGGCGATCGATTGGTGCAAGCGGGAGATCGCCACGTGCCAGACGGCACTCGACGTGTAAGAGAAGAAGGGGAGTAACGATCGCAAACGGAAATGAAATCAGACATATCGCAACTCTGAAATCCCATGCACCATGCCGGTCCCATTGCGACCGGTCCAGACGCGCGTCTtggtgacgacggcggtcgcgcgggcggagcatgccatcgccgcgctcgtcatcgTCTTCGTAttcccgccgcctccgaggtGCGCGCAGGGGAGTGCCGACGCTTCGATATCGGATAGCCGTGCGACGTGTCGCTCTCAGCCACGAGTTTGGACTCGCTGTGGATTTCGACCGACCGCGAGCAGTGCTTAGAAAATCTTGGAGGGGGCGGTTTGCGGCGCCACTTGCGCGACTCGCCTCGCACGCCAGCCACTCGTTCGACGCGTATCGCGCTCTCGAAGACGTACGATGGGCATCACGCGGCCCCGGGAGcccgcgaacccgccgcgggaaccCGGACGCCGACTCGCACCTCGGAACTCGATGTCGAATCCTTCGGTCCCCGGGCTTCTCTCGTTCTTTTTGTTCCTCGCGTTCctctcctcgcccgccgtgGCGCACTCAAACTACCCGGGTGGATGCAGCGCTTTGGACGGACACGGTGTAGGGAGCTACAGTACTAATCCCGGCTACTGGAAACTGGAACTCGACGGTGGCAACACCGTGAGCACGAACGACCGCGTGGTGGTCAAACTGTACGATTACTTGTGTATCTTATTTTGCAGATACTCTTGGAAATTGGGTCAGCCACGcactgccgccgccgctgccgtgATGTATCGCGCCTtcaccccgcgcccctcgaggcgcgtccgcggtggtccCACCGCGATCGTGCGACTGGTCTGCGTCGTCATCGTGAGCGCGCTGGCGTGCGACGCTGCGCCGTTCACGAACCAGCAACTCCGGGATGCCGTTCAAGCGTGCAAATTTGCTGATCCCACCTATGGGGGCTATGACTGCTGTGCTAAGGAACCGAGGAACTGTGGACCCGCCGGGACGGACGAAATGCATATGTGGGACGTGTCTCAGGTGACGGACATGTCAGGGCTGTTCCGGGACTGGTACGACTTCCGAGCCTCAATTGGAAACTGGGACGTGAGCTCTGTTACGAACATGGAGCAGATGTTTTCTCAACAAGGCAGCCTCTCCATCTGTAACAGTTATTCCGGCCATAGCAGTATTCCCTATAAATCCTACTGTGGGGGCGCTCTGTATATATCGGGTTGGAACGTCTCTCAGGTCACGAACATGAACCACATGTTCCACGGCAACACAAACTTTGACACTAACTTCATTTCAAATTGGGACGTGGGCAAGGTCACGGATTTCAGGGGCATGTTTCGAGGGTGCAGCACTTTCAACCAGAACCTCTCCAGTTGGGACGTCAGTCAGGCGACAGACATGGGTTTGATGTTCGAATCAGCCACCGCGTTCAACGGGGACATCTCCGACTGGGATGTGAGCTCAGTCACGAAGATGGACGATATGTTCTATACAGCCACCGCGTTCAACCAGGATCTCTCGAAATGGGACGTGAGCTCGGTGACGGACATGTACCGCATGTTCGCCTATTCGGgtttcgacggcgcggatggcgagATCGTCGGGAGCACCTGGACCACCGCCCAAGTCACCAACGCTCAGGACATGTTCATCGGAAACACAGCATGGACCGCGAAGTACGAGATCATATCCGGGACTGACCCTGACGACGGTCCGCCGAGCAGGTGGGGTAAAAAGTCTTGCCCCGTGAACTATTACGTCAAGTCCAACATGTGCGCGCCCTGCCCCGCGGGGAGCaccaacgccgcgggcgacgatccATACGGAGTGGATACTTCGTGCGATCCCATCATTTGCGCACAGAACCAGCGCGTGCAGTCcaacgcgtgcgtcgcgtgcaCGGGAGGTGCGGTCAGACCCGCGGGCGATGAAGCGTCTGGCCCTGACACTTCCTGCGGATGCCTTGAGAACCATCACGTGTGCAAGGTGAGCTGGACGTCGGTAAATATGGGCTATGGGTTAAGCTTACAGTTTCAGGCAGATTCAGGCTCATGCAAGGCATGCCCCCCCGGCACCACCAGGGCTGCGGGTGACGaccccgccagcgcggcgacgacgtgcgacTACACGCCGTGCGCCGAGAATGAGACCGTCGCCGACAGGACCGACTGGATTTTGTGGATTACCCACAATTCCCTCTCCGCCTTACAAGTATCCCCCATCTCCTCCTACTGCCCGGGCTCAACAACATCCACCTTGGGCGATATTCACAAGTTCGAATGCAAGGCGTGTCCAACCAGCctcgtcaacgccgcgggcgacgatcccgcgacGTTCTCATCTGTCGGATACTGCACATGCCCCGTCAACACATACGGCGAGTTATGGACGGAAAAGTGCACTGCCTGtcccgacggcaccgccgctgccgcgGGAGACAAGGCCCCAGGTGGCACCGGTATCAGCGCCTGCCGGCCAATCACGTGTGCGGAGAACGAGCGCCTCAAGAACAACACATGTGTAAGCAAATTCTGTGGCGCATACGAGCGCGTTCAGAATAATACTTGCGTGGCGTGCCCGCCCGGGACTGTCAACGCCCCgggcgacgaccccgcgggAGCCGACACCTTGTGTGACGCGCGGGGTTGCCCGCTTGACCACCACGTCGTCAATAAGACGTGCGTGAAGTGCCGGGAGGGGCTCACGAACCTGGCGGGTGATGACGAGTCCGGCGACGATACCGAGTGTCGATCAAGAGTAATCAAGCTCTGCGGCGCGTACGAGCGCGTTCAGAATAATACTTGCGTGGCGTGCCCGCCCGGGACTGTCAACGCCCCgggcgacgaccccgcgggAGCCGACACCTTGTGTGACGCGCGGGGTTGCCCGCTTGACCACCACGTCGTCAATAAGACGTGCGTGAAGTGCGGGGAGGGGCTCACGAACCTGGCGGGTGACGACGAGTCCGGCGACGATACCGTGTGTCGAGGGTACGGCTCGGGCGCTGGGGACGTGTACGGAGAGAGGAGCCTGTTCACGGCGGTCGCAGTCGCCTTGGTGACAGCAATTTTAGACAGCAGACGATAGACTAGGAAAATACAAACGAACGATGCAACCGCACGTCTCTATGCCTCATTGATTACATTTCGCGGTGGCTAATACCGGGCGAATACCGTTCAATCCAAGTGCCCGTCTTTCGGGGGCAGGAGCTTGACGAGGTTCGACGCGATCTGCGCGCGCCTCTTCTCCGTCATCTTCGGGCTCGGCCTGTAGTACTTGAGCATCCCGTCCCACGGCACCGGCTTGatacccgcgcgctcgcagATCATCCCCCGCACCCGCTCCGCGAACTGGATCGAATCCTCGTCCGGGCCCATCTCCTGCGGCTCCATGTACCACACGTCCGCCACGACCGCCCACGACGTCATCAGCTTCAGGAGATAGGTCGTGAAGCTCATGCGCCTCGAGTGCCAAAAAGTCTCGGCGAAGATCTTGTTGTACTTGATGGCGATGGGGCACACCTTGCACCCCAGGTCGAAAGCGCCCTTCTTGAACATGACGCAGTACTCGTTGTTGACACACGTGCCCTCCGGGAAGATGAGCAGAGGTAAGCGGTCGGGGTTGGCGACGTGTTCGCGGAGCCTGCGCTGAACCATCTCGCGATCTTTGGACTCTGTTCGGTTGAATCGGATGCAGTGGATGGCGTCCATGGCGGTGTTCTGTATGAAGCCCACCCACCCTTTGTTCTGCTGCGCGATCGAGCTGAACGGAGTCAcctgcgcgcgcgtgcgggtGGGTAAATCGCGGTGAGCGAACGGTTTCATTCGCGCTCATTCAaccgaggcgagggaggggaCGTGTTCGGTGCCTGTAAAAAAATTTATCGGTAGGGTTGGCGCACCTGCGTGAGGACGATGTAGTCGATGATGCTGGTGTGGTTGGCGACGTACACGTGCCCGCTCCTCTGCGTGGGCTTGGGCCCGTGGTACTTGATCACGCCCGTCCACGAGATGACGAAGCAAGCCGCGTACAGGTGCACTAAATCCCGCTCCAGGTTCGCCCTCAGCTTCCCCCTGGTCACGTTGTGTATGATCGTGAAGAAGAGGATGAAGAGCAGCGTGCAGGTGACTATCCACGCGAGCCTGATGGGGAAGAGCACAAGGTACCGCAGCGCCACGCCGAAGCACCACAGGGGGAACAGGTAAAAGTTCCAGTTCCACGCGGTGTTgtcggagaaggcgaagCACGCGTTGAACGTGTCGTCTatgatcgccgacgccgcgtcctgCAACACCCCGGACGCGTCCAGGAGCCTCGGCAGGATGGCGGTGTCGCTGCCAAAGGTTTTCgaagcctcgcgctcgagctcgatccCGGACGTGACgcgctccacctcctcggacgcgcgcgtggactcggcggcgaagaactcatcctcgc contains:
- a CDS encoding predicted protein; the encoded protein is MALRRIALGAARRVLAPRGAGIFGESVHGGPRRPPFVRFCAGGGSSGPSDGNERGDDGEDAAGADAPVAEVESPVWNVPDDAPSPETHARASSSSPVGQDGDRTSDGKDDPARGKKFVPYFVRAGNAAGADGGDTDADAPQRERRGEQRGGSAARRRWDESENLFVRNLPPDFSAARLAKLFRQHGDVLSAKYVADVERSPYGFVRFKSKEDAARAVAELHGVKLGGDGVGPATAPLEVSVAMTKAEQRDALADRRRRKEEAREERAARKAAWETRHKEWLARQAEWNERQRLREERRAAARERVSIHVKGAPRGLDAEKVAKIFAPFGDVARVKLWYANGPSPSAVLSMGTAEQAAAAIAMLGGRKLEGCLNPMTITVARRSGGKGAKAPSESADESSDSEDSESSDSSESSESESEPDVVKLPVIDVDDEMLAKQRAAMDAASAIAAEVRAARSDAFVGRRPTGDGDRSGTGRDDARAGRAYGGRRGPGGSPTAASSIGRHAARGEAVAGPGASDFRLDARATERLESAAGGFSRRRGAGRSQFGGFENASLRPGGRRGPGGGSGGGSSSRRRSARDVPFGAGPIDAKTRAAIAARVREAREAAHGDVTFDWDVGEFEHGARLEFDENWNTAEFNAAPYVPGFGLAKPVEEEDGAMLDAHKDWLMRVGNIANDAQYEESKRIALQQFEHYKRMDEKERISRGASPFHGDFIAERQSLAEQVEGIPADSPMYAFAKKAVDALDGNAGWSYDRKVRALRFLATRAEKYGQGEDASAPVEG
- a CDS encoding predicted protein, translated to MLRLAELSPGDVLYDLGCGDGRVCVAACSPELGGTRRDVRAVGFELDPRLAAEARRYVEDVNLEGAVEIREEDALGADLGDATVVALYLSETGNRKLMPSLAKLRAGARVVTFTFPLCDRMRPTKSKKVDGISLYMYRKGSTGANSWVGPQGEDYIVDLVRA
- a CDS encoding mitochondrial carrier family, whose protein sequence is MPSVDLFLGPLIQCAEAATLGMPFEVWKTRMGRFRQEGTLEAFANIYKQGGVQAFWAGTGPKMIESGSKGMILMYAKEGINDNLRRAGVGPTLAGVLAGAGGGIAQVSVMGPCTYLVTGAVNNPGVPLTKRIAETYARGGLKAFYPGGTAIAFRQATNWASRQGFTEFIRHRMKVAMHGDQNARLTKAQEVGAGVIGGTLACWNHPFEVARIEAQTLGNMGKPVGSMVTVMRDIVRVDGVGGLFRGIVPRVGLGIWQTLFMVTGAKLIKDELQKREWIAVPEVQVASPHEPKIDPKKNKDQ
- a CDS encoding predicted protein, coding for MMRSLSAGIPGGLNPMDPAAANAINLAQRQNSLAALFQNGFVSHGSPGTPSAMKGPRRDAREAHEAELARAEAAPGACAGVTLAPGSSPTHMPGGIVSPYGSAGANVAGASSRLGHKRAKAGDSHADVIRRIDDVTLAGGDAAGEADLPPAPTRLVGEILFGTLRDVVSDVFGLPTKVSEAIKDDDRAIVEEGKERLMSMGELINANLPDLTAVEDDTGRAGGGREPTVDRTGVKAQVDSVIVAAKAAESTWRRFNDASLRALAAAQKAKGINDRMETARAELAGAKLARDAVTQHSMDVDPAVRAAMRATIEEKIAKANTEVASFADEHAKFLEAEAEARAAANASARAFRPPYEEVRKRTLRIRLHAEERAERQIGRALSRADRDLQHKDQKLKELGFAKDPVVKPEIEEIERKREIVREGRKKIKAAHEGCKTAIDWCKREIATCQTALDV
- a CDS encoding predicted protein, whose product is MGITRPREPANPPREPGRRLAPRNSMSNPSVPGLLSFFLFLAFLSSPAVAHSNYPGGCSALDGHGVGSYSTNPGYWKLELDGGNTVSTNDRVVVKLYDYLCILFCRYSWKLGQPRTAAAAAVMYRAFTPRPSRRVRGGPTAIVRLVCVVIVSALACDAAPFTNQQLRDAVQACKFADPTYGGYDCCAKEPRNCGPAGTDEMHMWDVSQVTDMSGLFRDWYDFRASIGNWDVSSVTNMEQMFSQQGSLSICNSYSGHSSIPYKSYCGGALYISGWNVSQVTNMNHMFHGNTNFDTNFISNWDVGKVTDFRGMFRGCSTFNQNLSSWDVSQATDMGLMFESATAFNGDISDWDVSSVTKMDDMFYTATAFNQDLSKWDVSSVTDMYRMFAYSGFDGADGEIVGSTWTTAQVTNAQDMFIGNTAWTAKYEIISGTDPDDGPPSRWGKKSCPVNYYVKSNMCAPCPAGSTNAAGDDPYGVDTSCDPIICAQNQRVQSNACVACTGGAVRPAGDEASGPDTSCGCLENHHVCKVSWTSVNMGYGLSLQFQADSGSCKACPPGTTRAAGDDPASAATTCDYTPCAENETVADRTDWILWITHNSLSALQVSPISSYCPGSTTSTLGDIHKFECKACPTSLVNAAGDDPATFSSVGYCTCPVNTYGELWTEKCTACPDGTAAAAGDKAPGGTGISACRPITCAENERLKNNTCVSKFCGAYERVQNNTCVACPPGTVNAPGDDPAGADTLCDARGCPLDHHVVNKTCVKCREGLTNLAGDDESGDDTECRSRVIKLCGAYERVQNNTCVACPPGTVNAPGDDPAGADTLCDARGCPLDHHVVNKTCVKCGEGLTNLAGDDESGDDTVCRGYGSGAGDVYGERSLFTAVAVALVTAILDSRR
- a CDS encoding predicted protein; its protein translation is MPKDSPGKGIGEDEFFAAESTRASEEVERVTSGIELEREASKTFGSDTAILPRLLDASGVLQDAASAIIDDTFNACFAFSDNTAWNWNFYLFPLWCFGVALRYLVLFPIRLAWIVTCTLLFILFFTIIHNVTRGKLRANLERDLVHLYAACFVISWTGVIKYHGPKPTQRSGHVYVANHTSIIDYIVLTQVTPFSSIAQQNKGWVGFIQNTAMDAIHCIRFNRTESKDREMVQRRLREHVANPDRLPLLIFPEGTCVNNEYCVMFKKGAFDLGCKVCPIAIKYNKIFAETFWHSRRMSFTTYLLKLMTSWAVVADVWYMEPQEMGPDEDSIQFAERVRGMICERAGIKPVPWDGMLKYYRPSPKMTEKRRAQIASNLVKLLPPKDGHLD